A region of Armatimonadota bacterium DNA encodes the following proteins:
- a CDS encoding translocation/assembly module TamB domain-containing protein, which produces MIFRPARRRKKGPLARVAGAASFLCFLALLFISVASVRILLTRATANLHVLLKQGLEAALQREVRIGSVKVSRPGVIRFSGIAIADGKTFKDGELFTVQEAVVVVRLSDMLRGKVDPVGSVRSITLEKPTLLVIRRANNRFNLQDLFKKRKKPPQPSPFRALVTLHDGRVTFRDFAVRDLPVPQTNYVTVKSAQLDAGGPPLMTVTASGYGENTRLISATGEGSINPGEGSMGFRIRANTGDAAYWMKYFARLNGMSVLQGRGLATIDVIKSGPFTRASAAVRVDVLDGAATTRYTRVPIRDVAGTVRIVTGRPISIGLDLRGRAAGIPVSVTGSVFPGTTQRVALRAAANGVTMPALRRAVYGVPDLNWLSPLTPASVQAQIYGPPKALEVIGQVQVSRAKLYTAVLSNVRVALRYSNGVADLPSIQAMAGGARVAGSGTIDLKGKTLHFVAGGAGIEARDIVPPALALRGPLTTRVVLSGSTQRPSAEVQIKAGRGRFMSVPFERVSARASVAGRQITIRDGVAELPGATLIASGTATLDGGLGLKVRAANVRLGRFLPAVGVGEVTGTAFVDGRVGGTVRQPLVHGRVEVFNMRVRGQHLDVAAGPVALSGRTVHLNSLVVAQYPAQGIVSGSATIGTSKGTTLNLIARLQTGRLESLLADAHVDMDAEGDVRTTDDIRIGGTLTSPKVSGRVVMTDATIAGYPVNTASAHFKYESGLIQATELEAHSTVGGDGQMTSVRAPLLELRGDKLKAPQGWEARGIRLDRFGGLGAPYAKLTGVVDITNGALSGTRHDPIAAADISISGLRINDLPFDSASTHAAYAGTEVSLSDFSLARGGAAVFRLPHLSYDRDKKLGHAQVQVSSLKLNDIRKALTQSEWYLSDEAKPVHDLVARLPAQSDAAVMTVEGPPGTTGQPLSVDGTLQDLSVAGTVAVAGVQVEGENLSKVSIGGTADKLKIEGRRLVAGTIEIPERGLVAESTDRIDVSGHLKGEIGGSVVAKLEAFNVPLSVVSAFVPTLKNADYTPHGEVSVTVDASGKIDAPDLAASIKAENITFGKVQVPFTIRTGEIDLTNEGGSAMITAKSFRVLTKDHAVVLNGAVPFSWKRFDIPADEPLNFTADMHEQGLDILEVAFGQEQRGPVQSAKGTVTAHLSVAGTKAHPNWSGYVRVQDGSVQLRPFKSLLKDIAADLEFDAASTAIRVKTLSLNSSTGGSMTMLPGSSLKLVPHVDGPSTLEPDISIALKDLNVDEATNGFGLGGERFRGTLDTAPTTPLTIKKGKTGPLVAGSILLSNVDFTPPNDIAAAKQSAQPPAVNPSFDLKLVTGKNVRVGNALYRLVVDEKRPETDRRLLIRGDLEQPRLDGRFTARDGNFNYPTARFRLTDAVVVVHYPAFSATSNTVRPANGIGGDSSPISVAANAQARLMATVNGRREPVTVYMQVEGPSSGTAATASQGAFQSLAPYKITLRSSPSLPQRQLVALISREDALQALAGGTGTPEEVLRQETLNILQASVLPGALQGIESRIGAAFGLETLSVDYLTLDHQVSVTAGKRFGDRLLLTYTKPVGATTSGDAYTISLSYDLGARLRLTLQQQKGAILFGTQAALAPIGQPSVVETQLLLEGSMPF; this is translated from the coding sequence GTGATTTTCAGGCCTGCGCGGCGCCGAAAGAAAGGACCGCTTGCGCGCGTCGCGGGCGCGGCCTCGTTTCTGTGTTTCCTTGCCCTTCTCTTCATCTCCGTGGCATCCGTCCGAATCCTGCTGACCCGCGCCACCGCCAATCTCCACGTCCTCTTGAAACAGGGGCTTGAGGCGGCGCTGCAGCGCGAGGTCCGAATCGGGAGCGTCAAGGTGTCCCGCCCGGGCGTCATCCGATTTTCCGGTATCGCCATCGCAGACGGGAAAACCTTCAAAGACGGTGAGCTCTTCACGGTGCAGGAGGCCGTCGTTGTCGTCCGGCTCAGCGATATGCTGAGAGGCAAAGTGGACCCGGTGGGCAGCGTGCGGTCGATTACGCTGGAGAAGCCGACGCTTCTGGTCATCCGGCGTGCGAACAACCGCTTTAACCTGCAGGACTTGTTCAAAAAGCGCAAGAAGCCTCCCCAGCCATCGCCGTTTCGCGCCTTGGTGACGCTTCACGACGGGCGCGTCACGTTCAGGGACTTCGCTGTGCGAGACCTTCCCGTTCCGCAGACAAACTACGTGACGGTGAAAAGCGCCCAACTGGATGCGGGCGGCCCGCCCCTGATGACCGTCACGGCTTCCGGATACGGCGAAAACACCCGTCTCATCAGCGCGACCGGCGAGGGCAGCATCAACCCGGGTGAAGGCTCGATGGGCTTCCGCATCCGAGCGAACACGGGCGACGCCGCCTACTGGATGAAGTACTTCGCCCGCCTGAACGGGATGTCGGTCCTCCAGGGCCGGGGTTTGGCGACAATCGACGTGATCAAGTCCGGGCCGTTCACCAGGGCGTCCGCCGCGGTTCGTGTCGATGTGCTCGACGGCGCGGCAACCACGCGCTACACTCGTGTGCCGATCCGCGATGTTGCGGGGACGGTGCGAATTGTTACCGGTCGGCCCATCAGCATTGGACTGGACCTGAGGGGGCGCGCCGCCGGAATCCCGGTATCCGTCACGGGCAGCGTGTTTCCGGGGACCACCCAACGGGTTGCGCTGAGGGCGGCGGCGAACGGCGTGACCATGCCGGCTCTCCGCCGCGCCGTGTACGGGGTGCCGGATCTCAATTGGCTCTCGCCACTCACCCCCGCCAGCGTACAGGCGCAGATCTACGGTCCGCCAAAAGCGCTGGAGGTTATCGGCCAAGTTCAAGTTTCTCGTGCAAAATTATACACGGCTGTGTTGTCGAACGTTCGCGTTGCATTAAGGTACAGCAATGGGGTCGCCGACCTGCCTTCCATTCAGGCGATGGCGGGCGGGGCACGCGTGGCCGGCAGCGGAACGATCGATCTGAAGGGCAAAACGCTGCATTTCGTCGCCGGCGGAGCGGGGATCGAAGCGCGTGACATCGTACCCCCCGCGCTCGCTCTACGGGGCCCGCTCACCACTCGAGTCGTCCTGTCGGGCTCAACGCAGCGCCCGTCTGCCGAGGTGCAGATCAAAGCCGGCAGAGGTCGGTTCATGAGCGTGCCGTTCGAGCGGGTATCGGCCCGGGCTTCGGTCGCGGGAAGACAGATCACGATTCGCGACGGTGTAGCGGAACTGCCGGGCGCAACGCTCATTGCCTCGGGGACGGCCACGCTGGATGGGGGACTGGGGCTGAAGGTGCGCGCGGCGAATGTTCGGCTTGGGCGTTTCCTGCCCGCTGTTGGTGTGGGCGAGGTAACCGGAACGGCGTTTGTAGACGGTCGGGTGGGAGGCACTGTCCGACAACCCCTCGTTCATGGTCGCGTTGAGGTCTTCAACATGCGCGTTCGCGGCCAGCACCTGGATGTCGCGGCCGGGCCCGTGGCGTTAAGTGGACGAACAGTCCACTTGAACAGCCTCGTTGTGGCGCAGTATCCGGCGCAGGGCATTGTAAGCGGGTCCGCCACGATCGGCACTTCGAAAGGCACCACACTGAACCTTATTGCGCGGCTCCAAACGGGGCGGCTGGAAAGCCTGCTGGCCGACGCGCATGTTGATATGGATGCGGAAGGTGATGTGCGCACGACGGACGATATCAGGATCGGCGGCACGCTCACGTCGCCGAAGGTATCCGGGCGCGTAGTCATGACAGACGCCACCATCGCCGGATACCCGGTGAACACAGCATCGGCGCATTTCAAATACGAAAGCGGGCTCATCCAGGCGACCGAGCTGGAAGCGCACAGCACCGTGGGCGGCGACGGACAGATGACAAGCGTTCGTGCACCGCTGTTGGAGCTGCGAGGAGACAAATTGAAGGCCCCGCAAGGGTGGGAGGCCCGTGGCATCCGCCTGGATCGGTTCGGGGGCCTCGGCGCCCCATACGCCAAATTGACCGGCGTTGTGGACATCACCAATGGGGCGCTCTCCGGCACGCGCCACGATCCGATCGCCGCCGCGGACATCAGTATCAGCGGCCTTCGCATCAACGACCTGCCCTTCGATTCGGCGTCAACTCACGCGGCGTATGCCGGAACCGAGGTATCGCTTTCAGATTTCTCCCTCGCCCGGGGCGGCGCCGCCGTGTTCCGGTTGCCGCATCTGTCGTACGATCGTGACAAGAAACTGGGCCACGCTCAAGTCCAGGTTTCGAGCCTGAAATTGAACGATATTCGGAAAGCTCTGACACAGAGCGAGTGGTACCTTTCCGATGAAGCCAAGCCGGTTCACGACCTTGTTGCCCGCCTGCCCGCGCAGTCTGATGCCGCTGTGATGACAGTCGAGGGTCCGCCGGGTACGACGGGGCAACCGCTCAGCGTGGACGGTACGCTTCAGGACTTGTCTGTCGCGGGCACCGTGGCAGTGGCGGGGGTACAGGTAGAAGGCGAAAACCTCAGCAAGGTTTCGATCGGTGGAACAGCAGACAAGCTGAAAATCGAGGGCCGCCGCCTTGTCGCTGGAACGATAGAGATTCCGGAGCGCGGCCTGGTGGCCGAATCGACCGACCGGATTGACGTGTCCGGCCACCTGAAGGGTGAGATCGGCGGATCGGTAGTGGCCAAACTAGAGGCCTTCAACGTACCGCTAAGCGTGGTGAGCGCGTTTGTGCCTACGCTCAAGAATGCCGATTACACGCCGCATGGCGAAGTCTCCGTTACCGTTGATGCGTCCGGCAAAATCGATGCGCCGGATCTCGCTGCATCCATCAAGGCCGAGAATATAACCTTCGGCAAGGTTCAGGTGCCGTTCACTATTCGAACGGGCGAGATCGACCTGACGAATGAGGGTGGGTCCGCGATGATCACGGCGAAGAGCTTCCGCGTATTGACGAAAGATCACGCGGTGGTGCTGAACGGCGCGGTTCCGTTCTCCTGGAAGCGGTTCGACATACCGGCTGATGAGCCATTGAACTTCACCGCTGACATGCACGAGCAGGGCTTGGACATCCTGGAGGTGGCGTTCGGACAGGAGCAGCGCGGACCGGTCCAAAGCGCAAAAGGCACGGTGACGGCCCACCTCAGCGTTGCCGGCACTAAGGCGCACCCGAACTGGTCCGGTTACGTGAGAGTGCAGGATGGAAGCGTTCAGTTGCGGCCATTCAAGTCGCTGCTGAAGGACATCGCCGCGGACCTCGAATTCGATGCTGCCTCTACCGCGATCCGCGTTAAAACCCTCAGCCTGAATTCCTCCACCGGCGGCAGCATGACGATGCTGCCGGGCAGTTCGTTGAAACTGGTTCCCCATGTTGACGGACCATCGACCCTGGAGCCGGACATCTCCATCGCTCTCAAGGACCTTAACGTTGATGAGGCGACAAATGGCTTCGGGTTGGGCGGTGAACGATTCCGGGGAACGCTGGACACGGCGCCAACAACGCCGCTGACCATCAAGAAGGGGAAAACCGGACCGCTGGTGGCCGGCTCAATCCTGCTGTCAAACGTCGATTTTACGCCTCCAAACGACATTGCCGCCGCTAAGCAGTCGGCGCAACCGCCCGCCGTGAACCCGTCATTTGACCTGAAACTGGTGACCGGGAAGAATGTACGGGTAGGGAACGCCTTGTATCGCCTGGTTGTGGATGAAAAGCGGCCCGAGACGGACCGTCGTCTCCTGATCAGGGGCGATCTGGAACAACCCAGGCTGGACGGGCGATTCACGGCGCGGGATGGAAACTTCAACTACCCCACCGCCAGATTCCGGCTGACGGATGCCGTGGTGGTGGTGCATTACCCGGCGTTCTCGGCAACCTCGAACACGGTTCGGCCGGCTAACGGCATCGGTGGGGATTCGTCGCCGATTTCGGTGGCCGCCAACGCGCAGGCCCGCCTGATGGCGACGGTGAACGGCCGGCGCGAACCGGTGACGGTGTACATGCAGGTTGAGGGGCCAAGCAGCGGCACGGCCGCAACGGCAAGCCAGGGCGCATTCCAGTCGCTTGCTCCGTACAAGATTACGCTGCGATCGTCGCCGTCGCTTCCGCAGCGCCAGTTGGTAGCGCTGATATCACGTGAAGACGCGTTGCAGGCGCTAGCCGGAGGCACCGGCACCCCTGAAGAGGTGCTGAGACAGGAGACTCTGAATATCCTGCAGGCTTCCGTGTTGCCTGGCGCGCTGCAGGGCATTGAGTCCCGGATCGGGGCGGCGTTCGGCCTGGAGACGTTAAGCGTGGACTATCTCACGCTGGACCATCAGGTTTCGGTGACCGCCGGAAAACGATTTGGCGATCGACTGCTGCTCACGTACACGAAGCCGGTTGGGGCGACAACGTCGGGGGACGCGTATACAATATCGCTGAGTTATGATCTTGGCGCCCGGCTTCGGTTGACGTTGCAGCAACAGAAAGGCGCGATCCTGTTCGGAACGCAAGCGGCGTTGGCGCCGATCGGCCAGCCCAGCGTAGTTGAGACGCAGTTGTTATTGGAGGGCTCAATGCCGTTCTAG